A single Streptomyces mirabilis DNA region contains:
- a CDS encoding ABC transporter permease, producing MNVLNFIQSFFSDGSHWHGYDGIPQRVWEHLQYTAGALAIAAAVGLPIGLVTGHTGRGGNALAFVSAGARALPTFGLLVLMFVWLGLGIVPVMIPLVVLAVPPILITTYEAIRTLDPSPVDAARGMGMPEGKVLFQVEVPAALPLILSGLRSAAIQIVSTATIAAYVSLGGVGRYILDGLYQRNYEKVVGGAALTAILALLVLVLFWAIARVAVSPGVRRRRTA from the coding sequence GTGAACGTACTCAACTTCATCCAGTCCTTCTTCTCCGACGGCTCCCACTGGCACGGGTACGACGGGATCCCGCAGCGTGTGTGGGAACACCTCCAGTACACCGCCGGGGCGCTCGCGATCGCCGCGGCCGTCGGCCTGCCCATCGGCCTGGTCACCGGACACACCGGCCGCGGCGGCAACGCGCTGGCCTTCGTTTCGGCGGGCGCCCGGGCGCTGCCCACCTTCGGGCTGCTGGTGCTGATGTTCGTCTGGCTCGGCCTCGGCATCGTGCCCGTGATGATCCCGCTCGTGGTGCTGGCGGTCCCGCCGATCCTCATCACCACGTACGAGGCGATCCGCACCCTGGATCCCTCCCCCGTCGACGCCGCCCGCGGAATGGGCATGCCGGAGGGGAAGGTCCTCTTCCAGGTCGAGGTGCCGGCGGCGCTGCCGCTGATCCTCAGCGGTCTGCGTTCGGCGGCGATCCAGATCGTGTCCACGGCGACCATCGCGGCCTATGTGAGCCTCGGCGGGGTCGGCCGTTACATCCTGGACGGCCTCTACCAGCGCAACTACGAGAAGGTGGTGGGCGGCGCGGCCCTCACCGCGATCCTCGCGCTGCTCGTGCTGGTGCTGTTCTGGGCCATCGCCCGGGTGGCGGTGTCCCCGGGGGTGCGCAGGCGCCGTACGGCCTGA
- a CDS encoding ABC transporter permease — MNGFFDIPSDLQSSYFGLISTHMQEALVPVLVGLLLALPIGLLCVRVNWIYPPVLWITTVLYAIPSIAFFVVLIDYTGLSKTTVMIPLTLYSLVVLVPAVVDGVRSVPEETNAAAAAMGIGSLRRYLQVQLPIAVPAIMAGLRVATASSISLVSVGSLIGNQGALGNLLTTAMLYHRPLLAVNSVVTTAVLAVLVDAVLVLLRRVLTPWQPASGRKAARRTSTIAGAARTPESVS; from the coding sequence ATGAACGGCTTCTTCGACATCCCGAGCGACCTCCAGAGCAGCTATTTCGGCCTGATCTCCACACACATGCAGGAGGCTCTGGTCCCGGTGCTCGTGGGTCTCCTGCTGGCGCTGCCGATCGGCCTGCTGTGCGTCCGCGTCAACTGGATCTATCCGCCGGTCCTCTGGATCACCACGGTGCTGTACGCGATCCCGTCGATCGCCTTCTTCGTGGTGCTCATCGACTACACCGGGCTGAGCAAGACCACCGTGATGATCCCGCTGACCCTCTACAGTCTGGTGGTTCTCGTCCCGGCGGTCGTCGACGGCGTCCGCTCGGTCCCCGAGGAGACGAACGCCGCCGCCGCGGCGATGGGCATCGGTTCGCTGCGGCGCTACCTCCAGGTCCAACTGCCCATCGCCGTACCCGCGATCATGGCCGGACTGCGCGTGGCGACCGCGTCCAGCATCAGTCTGGTCAGCGTCGGCTCGCTGATCGGCAACCAGGGGGCGCTCGGCAACCTGCTCACCACCGCGATGCTCTACCACCGCCCTCTCCTCGCCGTGAACTCGGTGGTCACCACCGCCGTTCTCGCGGTGCTGGTCGACGCCGTGCTCGTCCTGCTGCGCCGCGTGCTCACCCCCTGGCAGCCGGCCTCCGGCCGCAAGGCCGCACGCCGTACGTCCACGATCGCGGGCGCCGCCCGCACACCGGAGAGCGTCTCGTGA